The following coding sequences are from one Arcobacter nitrofigilis DSM 7299 window:
- a CDS encoding CDP-glycerol--poly(glycerophosphate) glycerophosphotransferase, translated as MSILTIMSDNLLKEIQKTNKSIIGNLYLEIPNGDIDIDIEEINNNNVTTLYVELNSSYLFFLWRHYDKLSCLDIIIIEDINSTLIYHNYPAKKLILNLNIFKNSNFSKVIKNIFLIGNKNNTIPLYNFLNNYAYSVKEINGEEINNYTNIEDSVFINCSEKIITQFNSLNIINEKYIFCGEIQNLIIQLSKTQKIIKPEEFINFLIISYPNSAYSPFAAISYLYTNSIVKEQKYKQSVAFYSPSCAYRNNLLTNKIYDAISQKYNTYFLYGTECNDKFEELNNSYYVGNSIIVFFEFLDAIIYPSLTTFLPLNAKKIYLVHDIYDSPTGNAEKEQKIKNKIKKSRYVDIIDYEFMPSVSVLSSVKKKHNYSKNVCLVPGGYFKLDGNIKKLNTLYSNIEIDSIIYAPTVIDNIFFKHHSQPNYGIEIIDILLSTFKNFNIIFRPHPHSINHPDSIKIVKKFEKNSRFIFDNNPSEYMQSYARSKLMITDLSGTAFTYAFTTLRPVIFFSPNENTILNDLGEISYFEDRNKLGGSIVETINDLSVEIKKCFNNYITQSKEIEKFRDKSIFNINNSENYFIDNFDYILNDLNNKEWLYINYSKQEIF; from the coding sequence ATGAGTATACTAACAATAATGAGCGATAATCTATTAAAAGAAATACAAAAAACAAATAAATCTATTATTGGAAATTTATATCTAGAAATTCCAAATGGAGATATTGATATTGATATTGAAGAAATAAATAATAATAATGTAACTACATTATATGTTGAACTTAATAGCAGTTATCTTTTCTTTCTATGGAGGCATTATGATAAATTATCATGCTTAGACATCATAATCATAGAAGATATCAATAGTACACTTATATATCATAACTATCCAGCAAAAAAACTAATATTAAATTTAAATATATTTAAAAATAGCAACTTCTCAAAAGTCATAAAGAATATTTTCTTAATAGGAAATAAAAATAATACTATACCATTATATAACTTCCTTAATAACTATGCATATTCAGTTAAAGAAATTAATGGAGAAGAAATTAATAACTATACTAATATAGAAGATTCAGTTTTTATAAACTGTTCAGAAAAAATAATTACTCAATTTAATTCATTAAATATAATTAATGAAAAGTATATCTTTTGTGGAGAAATTCAAAATTTAATAATCCAATTATCTAAAACACAAAAAATTATTAAACCTGAAGAATTTATAAATTTTTTAATTATTTCTTATCCAAATAGTGCATATTCACCATTTGCTGCCATTTCTTATTTATATACAAATTCGATAGTAAAAGAACAAAAATATAAACAAAGTGTTGCATTCTATTCCCCTTCTTGTGCATATAGAAATAATTTATTGACTAATAAAATTTATGATGCGATAAGTCAAAAATATAATACATATTTTTTGTATGGAACAGAATGTAATGATAAGTTTGAAGAACTAAATAATAGTTATTATGTGGGTAATAGCATTATTGTATTTTTTGAATTTTTAGATGCCATAATTTATCCTTCCTTAACAACATTTTTACCACTTAATGCTAAAAAAATTTATTTAGTACATGATATTTATGATTCACCAACAGGAAATGCAGAAAAAGAACAAAAAATTAAAAATAAGATTAAAAAATCAAGATATGTAGATATAATTGATTATGAATTTATGCCCAGTGTTTCTGTACTTTCTTCAGTAAAAAAGAAGCATAATTATTCTAAAAATGTATGTCTTGTACCTGGAGGATATTTTAAATTAGATGGTAACATAAAAAAACTCAATACACTATATTCAAATATTGAAATTGATAGTATTATATATGCACCTACGGTAATTGATAATATTTTTTTTAAACACCATTCTCAACCAAATTATGGAATAGAAATAATTGATATATTACTAAGTACTTTTAAAAACTTTAATATTATATTTAGACCTCACCCTCATAGTATAAATCATCCAGATTCTATAAAAATAGTAAAAAAATTTGAAAAAAATTCTAGATTTATTTTTGACAATAATCCAAGTGAATATATGCAAAGTTATGCAAGATCAAAATTAATGATTACGGATTTATCTGGAACAGCATTCACTTATGCTTTTACAACATTAAGACCTGTTATATTCTTCTCTCCTAATGAAAATACAATTCTAAATGACTTAGGTGAAATTTCTTATTTTGAAGATAGAAATAAACTTGGTGGTTCAATTGTAGAAACAATAAATGATTTAAGTGTAGAAATTAAAAAATGTTTTAATAATTATATTACTCAAAGTAAGGAAATAGAAAAATTTAGAGATAAATCAATATTTAATATTAATAATTCAGAGAATTATTTTATTGATAATTTTGATTATATTTTAAACGATTTGAATAATAAAGAATGGTTATACATTAATTATTCAAAACAGGAGATATTTTAA
- a CDS encoding radical SAM protein has translation MKKITLPNFGLPKALQIEPIQNCNFRCTMCHVSTMDLNKEALNINFLNDLPYMKDAYVRVGASFEPTLHKDFAKIVNILSQKGMKINLTTNGSLLTKKLIEEIKDVPFNRITFSFDTINKQNYENIRINANYNKVLNRFLNFKNSLLSKTTIFNVNSTILKENMEDIMNTVEFFEKEDFNSITLTAAVKRSDDILNDNDFIYPFLKRYKEIIISTLKKSINDKYNISIISPIINENNFYKESEKEICQYILKKTSSSIKKQEYIEILQRGEIEGMPLNCTSPFTFAEIIYTGDVRLCNKFYIGNITNESFENIWFSKEANYVRKKIMENKEICYSCSFYKFCINSKNLDYKSSDNQSDINNKMKEPPIINIKPEKVQTIKNFNIIKWLDIYYAVPSKISEISITTSPKILEENKEITSNIELNILLNNIKKGIK, from the coding sequence ATGAAAAAAATAACCTTACCTAACTTTGGTCTACCAAAAGCATTACAAATTGAACCTATTCAAAACTGTAACTTTAGATGTACAATGTGCCATGTTAGTACAATGGACTTAAATAAAGAAGCACTTAATATAAATTTTTTAAATGATTTACCTTATATGAAAGATGCATATGTAAGAGTTGGGGCTTCATTTGAACCAACTTTACATAAAGACTTTGCTAAAATAGTTAATATTCTTTCACAAAAAGGGATGAAAATTAATTTAACTACAAATGGCTCACTATTAACAAAAAAACTAATTGAAGAGATTAAAGATGTACCTTTTAATAGAATAACTTTTTCTTTTGATACAATTAATAAACAGAACTATGAAAACATTAGAATAAATGCGAATTACAACAAAGTATTAAATCGATTTCTCAATTTTAAAAACTCTCTTTTATCTAAAACAACAATTTTTAACGTTAATTCCACTATTCTAAAAGAAAACATGGAAGATATAATGAATACTGTAGAATTTTTTGAAAAAGAAGACTTTAATAGTATCACCTTAACAGCAGCTGTAAAAAGAAGTGATGATATATTAAATGATAATGATTTTATATATCCATTTCTAAAAAGATATAAAGAAATAATAATTAGTACCTTAAAAAAATCAATTAATGATAAGTATAATATTTCTATTATCTCTCCAATTATAAATGAAAATAATTTTTATAAAGAAAGTGAAAAAGAAATTTGCCAATATATACTAAAGAAAACTTCTTCTTCAATAAAAAAACAAGAGTATATTGAGATATTACAACGAGGAGAAATAGAAGGAATGCCTTTAAATTGCACTTCTCCATTTACATTTGCAGAAATCATATATACAGGTGATGTAAGACTTTGTAATAAGTTTTATATTGGGAATATTACAAATGAAAGTTTTGAAAATATTTGGTTTTCAAAAGAAGCAAATTATGTTAGAAAGAAAATAATGGAAAATAAAGAAATTTGTTATTCATGTAGTTTTTATAAATTCTGTATAAATTCTAAGAATTTAGATTATAAAAGTAGTGACAATCAAAGTGATATAAATAACAAAATGAAAGAACCTCCAATAATAAATATCAAACCAGAAAAAGTACAAACTATAAAAAATTTCAATATTATAAAGTGGCTAGATATATATTATGCTGTTCCTTCAAAAATATCAGAAATTTCAATAACTACAAGTCCTAAGATATTAGAAGAAAATAAAGAGATAACAAGTAATATTGAATTAAACATATTACTAAATAACATAAAAAAAGGAATAAAATGA
- a CDS encoding B12-binding domain-containing radical SAM protein has translation MIDIIFINPGDRKVIFQDLGKDITAIEPPYLTLSFATYLKNQNINVKILDANAENITPEETAQKVKELNPKLVALIVYGNQPSASTQNMSISGKIATTIKSIINVPIVMGGLHPSALPKRTLEEEDIDFVIEGEEQIPLQELIKEIKNNKDYSKVEGLWYYESNEIKNNPKGKLISNLDDYMPIADWDMLPMDKYRAHNWHCFDDIENRMPYASIYTSLGCPYKCTFCCINAPFGKSTIRYRSPEIIVNELELLNTKYKIKNIKFIDEMFVLHEEHYMKIVDLIIEKNLDLNIWCYARVDTIKPYTLKRMKQAGINWLALGIESANPNVRDGASKKMRVKDIKQQVNDIQSVGIRVIGNYIFGLQDDTIESMQETLDMAKELNCEFANFYCAMAYPGSPLYNIALKESLELPDVWHGYSQHSYVMQPLPSKYVTAKEIVKFRDEAFHEYFESSTYLNMLENKFGVDVKKHMVEITQTRLKRKILDD, from the coding sequence ATGATAGACATAATATTCATAAACCCAGGAGATAGAAAAGTTATTTTTCAAGATTTAGGAAAAGATATAACAGCAATAGAACCTCCATATTTGACACTTTCATTTGCAACATATTTAAAAAATCAAAATATTAATGTAAAAATTTTAGATGCAAATGCTGAAAATATAACACCAGAAGAGACAGCTCAAAAAGTAAAAGAACTAAATCCAAAACTTGTAGCATTAATTGTATATGGAAATCAGCCATCAGCTTCTACTCAAAACATGTCGATTTCAGGGAAAATTGCAACTACCATAAAATCAATAATAAATGTACCAATTGTGATGGGAGGATTACATCCATCTGCATTACCAAAGCGAACATTAGAAGAGGAAGATATTGATTTTGTTATAGAAGGTGAAGAACAAATTCCTTTACAAGAGTTAATTAAAGAGATAAAAAACAATAAAGACTATTCAAAAGTTGAAGGACTTTGGTATTATGAGAGTAATGAAATAAAAAATAATCCCAAAGGAAAACTAATTAGTAATCTAGATGACTATATGCCTATTGCTGATTGGGATATGTTACCTATGGATAAATATAGAGCACATAATTGGCACTGTTTTGATGATATTGAAAATAGAATGCCTTATGCCTCTATTTATACATCGTTAGGATGTCCTTATAAATGTACATTTTGCTGTATTAATGCACCATTTGGAAAATCTACCATTAGATATAGAAGTCCTGAAATTATTGTAAATGAATTAGAATTATTAAATACGAAATATAAAATAAAAAATATAAAATTTATTGATGAAATGTTTGTTTTACATGAAGAACACTATATGAAAATAGTTGATTTAATTATTGAAAAAAATTTAGATTTAAATATTTGGTGTTATGCAAGAGTAGATACAATTAAACCTTATACTTTAAAAAGGATGAAACAAGCTGGTATTAATTGGTTAGCATTAGGTATTGAATCAGCAAATCCAAATGTTAGAGATGGTGCATCAAAAAAAATGCGAGTTAAAGATATAAAGCAACAAGTAAATGATATCCAAAGTGTAGGTATAAGAGTTATTGGAAATTATATTTTTGGATTACAAGATGATACAATTGAATCTATGCAAGAAACTCTTGATATGGCAAAAGAGTTAAATTGTGAATTTGCAAACTTTTATTGTGCAATGGCATATCCTGGGTCTCCCTTATATAATATAGCATTAAAAGAAAGTTTAGAATTACCAGACGTATGGCATGGATATTCTCAACACTCATATGTTATGCAGCCTTTACCTTCAAAGTATGTAACGGCAAAAGAAATTGTAAAGTTTAGAGATGAGGCTTTTCATGAATATTTTGAAAGTTCAACATATTTAAATATGCTTGAAAATAAGTTTGGAGTTGATGTTAAAAAGCATATGGTGGAAATTACTCAAACTAGATTAAAGAGGAAAATCTTAGATGATTAA
- a CDS encoding glycosyltransferase family protein produces the protein MYEKALIISRYHDDFSNPIYNAYVRGIQSQCRIIRFVDYFDQIHALGKKGFELQIENMIKKEEIELIFFIFVSGDPTLDPYFIQNIAKNKFIVMVFWDVEQFYEQIDRYYAQLADLVILPANYEYVYKLESMGVNAICPFSLFDSTKYRTFNKGKKEIDVSFVGEVTKGKRKEYIEYLEKNGINIESYGVGTKNGKVSFEKVVEIFNNSKINLSFTGMYENEVYSYCLNINNRIRQNKGKPIEISLCGGFVLTEYVSGIEKVFNSADIDTFLTKEELLCKVQFYLNNHNLREEMAKRAYKHAVKNYDSIEAFKIIFNKIYQIKPKIKKDLILDEIFLKVHATFHLYYFLTFLINKRFKFAIEEIKYFFKYKKVIYKDLYIFIRYALRNKKEVKRTFKKESLEIFRNLEGKELIIYGGGNHTLLLFKQFKILRTLNIRIIVDKDKSKWGMKINGILIVSPEEILNYGNHIIISSYKYNNEIKKELEKKYSMEDLIIHDLYQDKYNNDMVSADAMLSLDAYQNYRNCLVNR, from the coding sequence ATGTACGAAAAAGCACTTATTATTTCAAGATATCATGATGATTTTTCTAATCCGATTTATAATGCATATGTAAGAGGTATTCAATCTCAATGTAGAATAATTAGATTTGTAGATTATTTTGACCAAATTCATGCTTTAGGGAAAAAAGGCTTTGAACTTCAGATAGAGAATATGATAAAAAAAGAAGAAATAGAACTTATCTTTTTTATTTTTGTAAGTGGAGATCCCACTTTAGATCCTTATTTTATCCAAAATATTGCAAAAAATAAATTTATAGTTATGGTTTTTTGGGATGTAGAACAATTTTATGAACAAATTGATAGATATTATGCACAATTAGCTGATTTAGTAATTTTACCTGCTAATTATGAATATGTATATAAATTAGAATCAATGGGTGTAAATGCTATATGCCCTTTTTCCCTTTTTGATAGTACTAAATATAGAACATTTAATAAAGGTAAAAAAGAAATAGATGTTTCTTTTGTAGGTGAAGTTACAAAAGGGAAGAGAAAAGAATATATAGAATATTTAGAAAAAAATGGGATAAATATTGAGTCTTATGGTGTTGGAACAAAAAATGGAAAAGTAAGTTTTGAAAAGGTAGTTGAAATATTTAATAATTCAAAGATTAATTTGAGTTTTACAGGAATGTATGAGAATGAAGTTTATTCTTATTGTTTAAATATTAATAATAGAATTCGTCAAAATAAAGGAAAACCTATTGAAATTTCTTTGTGTGGAGGCTTTGTTTTAACTGAATATGTTTCAGGAATAGAGAAAGTATTCAATTCTGCAGATATAGATACTTTTTTAACAAAAGAGGAACTATTATGTAAAGTACAATTTTATTTAAATAATCATAATTTAAGAGAAGAAATGGCGAAAAGAGCATATAAACATGCAGTTAAAAATTATGATTCAATTGAAGCATTTAAAATAATATTTAACAAAATTTACCAAATTAAACCTAAAATAAAAAAAGATTTAATTTTGGATGAAATATTTTTAAAAGTTCATGCTACTTTTCATCTGTATTATTTTTTGACATTTTTGATAAATAAAAGATTTAAATTTGCAATCGAAGAAATTAAATATTTTTTTAAATATAAAAAAGTTATATATAAAGATTTGTATATTTTTATTAGATATGCACTTAGAAATAAAAAAGAGGTAAAAAGAACCTTTAAAAAAGAATCACTAGAAATATTTAGAAATTTAGAAGGTAAAGAACTTATTATATATGGAGGAGGAAATCATACTTTACTTTTATTTAAACAATTTAAAATTTTAAGAACTCTTAATATTAGAATTATTGTAGATAAAGATAAAAGTAAGTGGGGAATGAAAATAAATGGAATTTTAATTGTTTCTCCTGAAGAAATCTTAAATTATGGAAATCATATAATTATTTCTAGTTATAAATATAATAATGAAATAAAAAAAGAGTTAGAGAAAAAATATAGTATGGAAGATTTAATTATTCATGATTTATACCAGGACAAGTATAACAATGATATGGTTTCTGCAGATGCAATGTTATCTTTAGATGCATATCAAAATTATAGAAATTGTCTTGTAAATAGGTGA
- a CDS encoding glycosyltransferase family protein produces the protein MNILILTRIMAQNNNTIYNSYTNGIKNNSDKCISFDYYDLYFNNGKKRFEEIILNEIEVNNIDVVFINFVSGDLTFDIYFLQELSKKCFLITNFYDSELFFEPIDRYYAQCADLVLLPTPSNFLYSYKLLEINAITTYSLYDSKIYKCIEKEKDIDISFIGDMTKKFRKEFVSYLESNGYKVETYGFGTKNGRIDFEHMLEIINRSKINLNFTDSSYQRTFNRDTNMNYLIIPNIVKYIKQLKGRVIEIALCKGFVLSQSINGLDEIFSREEIGVFDTKEELLEKVKYYLDNEKIREKMASLAHINAMDKFDATIKFKELFKSIDLKKRNNKIIYMDKIFLENYMSHHTLYLFNFLFKLQISKFLEEVRIIEFNKINLTITFNHFVQQFKYQIINKLFKRK, from the coding sequence ATGAATATACTTATATTAACAAGAATTATGGCTCAGAATAATAATACAATATATAATTCTTATACAAATGGAATAAAAAATAATTCAGATAAATGTATATCTTTTGATTATTATGATTTATATTTTAATAATGGTAAAAAAAGATTTGAAGAGATAATTTTAAATGAAATAGAAGTAAATAATATAGATGTAGTATTTATAAATTTTGTAAGTGGAGATTTGACTTTTGATATATATTTTCTTCAAGAGTTATCAAAAAAATGTTTTTTGATAACAAATTTTTATGATAGTGAGTTGTTTTTTGAGCCTATTGATAGATATTATGCACAATGTGCCGATTTAGTTTTACTTCCAACACCTTCAAACTTTTTGTATAGCTATAAACTATTGGAAATAAATGCTATAACAACTTATTCTTTATATGATAGTAAAATATATAAGTGTATTGAAAAAGAAAAAGATATTGACATATCATTTATTGGAGATATGACAAAAAAATTTAGAAAAGAGTTCGTTAGTTATTTAGAAAGTAATGGTTATAAAGTTGAAACATATGGTTTTGGAACAAAAAATGGCAGAATAGATTTTGAACATATGTTAGAAATAATTAATAGAAGTAAAATAAATTTAAATTTTACTGATAGTTCATACCAAAGAACTTTTAATAGAGATACAAATATGAATTATTTAATTATTCCTAATATTGTTAAATATATAAAACAATTAAAGGGTAGAGTTATTGAGATTGCACTCTGTAAAGGTTTCGTTTTATCCCAAAGTATTAATGGCTTAGATGAAATATTTAGTAGAGAAGAAATAGGTGTATTTGATACAAAAGAAGAACTTCTAGAGAAAGTTAAATATTATCTAGATAATGAAAAGATAAGAGAAAAAATGGCGAGTCTTGCACATATAAATGCAATGGATAAATTTGATGCAACAATTAAATTTAAAGAACTTTTTAAGAGTATTGATTTAAAAAAGAGAAATAATAAAATAATATATATGGATAAAATATTTTTAGAAAATTATATGAGTCATCATACTTTATATCTTTTTAATTTTTTATTTAAACTACAAATATCTAAGTTTTTAGAAGAAGTAAGAATTATAGAGTTTAATAAAATAAATTTAACTATAACTTTTAATCACTTCGTGCAACAGTTTAAATATCAAATAATTAATAAATTATTTAAAAGGAAATAA
- a CDS encoding phosphonoacetaldehyde reductase produces the protein MRTNFTYYMPTKIVYEIDGIKKIDSLINKRKTLLITSEGFVTRGLIKYIKSLTSSIIDVMSNVKSHPEFNDLEFIYNKTRELDYELIVAIGGGSVLDTAKFISVKNELREFSFVKKLCKNLIEKKDYKVTPLIAIPTTSGTGSELTSWATIWDKDEKKKNSLYLPELYPEVALYDPTLTLSMPKDITLQTGLDTLSHALESIWNKNANEITIKYAVKSARLIMDNLLPLSQNLNSLEYRNNIMKACMYAGLAFSNTQTAIAHAMSYYITIEKGIPHGIACSFTLPILIDSIIGKYNFIDKALEEIFDEISSKKIRELFNSLNISVELKEYKINKDDLNKLTFSLNNNQRLDNSLISYNTINFNLD, from the coding sequence TTGAGGACTAATTTTACCTACTATATGCCTACTAAAATTGTTTATGAAATAGATGGAATAAAGAAGATTGATAGTTTAATTAATAAAAGGAAAACATTATTAATTACATCAGAGGGTTTTGTAACAAGAGGTTTGATAAAATATATTAAGTCTTTAACTTCTTCTATTATAGATGTTATGAGTAATGTTAAATCTCATCCTGAATTTAATGATTTAGAGTTTATTTATAATAAAACTAGAGAGTTAGATTATGAATTAATAGTTGCAATTGGAGGAGGTAGTGTTTTAGATACTGCAAAATTTATTTCAGTTAAAAATGAGTTAAGAGAGTTTTCTTTTGTAAAAAAACTTTGTAAGAATTTAATTGAAAAAAAAGATTATAAAGTAACTCCTTTGATTGCTATCCCAACAACCTCTGGGACAGGAAGTGAGTTAACATCTTGGGCAACAATTTGGGATAAAGATGAAAAGAAAAAGAATTCATTGTATTTGCCTGAATTATATCCTGAAGTTGCGTTATATGATCCTACTTTAACATTAAGTATGCCAAAAGACATAACACTTCAAACTGGACTTGATACCTTATCTCATGCACTAGAATCAATTTGGAATAAAAATGCAAATGAAATTACAATAAAATATGCTGTAAAGTCAGCAAGATTAATTATGGATAATTTATTACCATTATCACAAAATTTGAATTCTTTAGAATATAGGAATAATATAATGAAGGCATGTATGTATGCTGGACTTGCTTTTTCAAATACACAAACAGCAATAGCTCATGCTATGAGTTATTATATAACTATTGAAAAAGGTATTCCACATGGTATAGCTTGTAGTTTTACTTTACCTATACTAATTGATAGTATTATAGGAAAATATAATTTTATTGATAAGGCATTAGAGGAAATTTTTGATGAGATTTCCTCTAAAAAAATAAGAGAATTATTTAATAGTCTTAATATCTCTGTAGAACTTAAAGAGTATAAGATTAATAAGGATGATTTAAATAAACTTACTTTTTCTTTAAATAATAATCAACGATTAGACAATAGTTTAATAAGCTATAATACAATAAATTTTAATTTGGATTGA
- the aepY gene encoding phosphonopyruvate decarboxylase, which translates to MKLGAYTLGEELKSLGFNFYSGVPCSFLSDLINYAINESNFVMSANEGDAVATCAGAYLTGKKSVVLMQNSGLTNAISPLTSLNYTFKLPVLGFVSLRGEKGLCDEPQHELMGTITEKLLELMEIRWEYLSSDVSEMKEQLSRANDSINDKKNFFFIVKKATFNRVELIKRNKKENKNLLTIVKTKNDELPMRLDVLHTLNTLKDNNTILLATTGKSGRELFEIGDSKNNFYMVGSMGCISSIGLGLSLNTSKKVIAIDGDGALLMRMGSLAINGFYAPQNLLHILIDNNMHDSTGGQFTVSNNVDFVSIAKSCGYTNSIYVHDLKELEEQLKSWKKNSVLTFIYIKVKKGTKENLGRPNIKPFKIKDRLMEFIVED; encoded by the coding sequence ATGAAATTAGGTGCTTATACTTTAGGTGAAGAATTAAAATCTCTAGGATTTAATTTTTATTCAGGTGTACCTTGTAGTTTTTTAAGCGATTTGATTAATTATGCTATAAATGAATCTAATTTTGTAATGAGTGCAAATGAAGGTGATGCTGTTGCAACATGTGCAGGGGCATATTTAACGGGTAAGAAATCAGTAGTACTAATGCAAAATAGTGGGCTTACAAATGCTATATCACCTTTGACTTCATTAAATTATACTTTTAAGTTACCTGTATTGGGGTTTGTAAGTTTAAGGGGAGAAAAAGGTTTGTGTGATGAACCACAACATGAACTCATGGGAACAATAACTGAAAAATTATTAGAATTAATGGAAATAAGATGGGAATATTTATCTTCAGATGTAAGTGAAATGAAAGAGCAATTAAGTAGAGCTAATGATAGTATAAATGATAAAAAAAACTTTTTCTTCATTGTAAAAAAAGCTACTTTTAATAGAGTTGAATTAATTAAACGAAATAAAAAAGAGAATAAGAATTTACTAACTATAGTAAAAACAAAAAATGATGAATTACCTATGAGACTTGATGTTTTACACACTCTAAATACACTAAAAGATAATAACACTATTTTATTAGCGACTACAGGAAAAAGTGGAAGAGAGTTATTTGAAATTGGAGATTCTAAGAATAATTTTTATATGGTAGGATCAATGGGATGTATAAGTTCTATAGGCTTGGGACTTTCTCTTAATACTTCTAAAAAAGTTATTGCTATAGATGGAGATGGTGCATTATTAATGAGAATGGGAAGTTTAGCAATAAATGGATTTTATGCTCCTCAAAACTTATTACATATATTAATTGATAATAATATGCATGATTCTACAGGTGGACAATTTACAGTTTCAAATAATGTAGATTTTGTATCTATTGCTAAATCTTGTGGATATACAAATAGTATATATGTTCATGATTTAAAAGAGTTAGAAGAACAATTAAAAAGTTGGAAGAAGAATAGTGTTCTAACATTTATTTATATAAAAGTAAAAAAAGGGACTAAAGAAAACTTAGGACGTCCTAATATAAAACCTTTTAAAATAAAAGATAGATTAATGGAGTTTATAGTTGAGGACTAA